The Glycine soja cultivar W05 chromosome 15, ASM419377v2, whole genome shotgun sequence region AGcaagaaaaaagtttaaacaacgttacttaaaattaagaaactcATATAAGTACTTTCCATTAGAGGGACAAAAATCACCTATTCTGGACTCGTGTCTCCAACTTTGTCCCCTAAATAAAAGGTGACATGTGTATTAAAAAATCTACCTCATCCATAATTAAATTtcacaaaaaacaaattatgtttattcctttctttcttcaccTTCTCTATTTTCCAATTCTTCCTCATGGTCTCCAGCCCATTCAGAGTTTTTGGTGGAAGCAAACGTCTTCTCTGGGTTATGTCAGCGTCGATCATTTTTGAGTTCTTAATTGAGGATCAATTGAGTGCAAGATAATCTAGGTCAACAACAACGATTTCATAACAGCCCACGTCAAGAGTTCTTTATCAGAAAAGTGTCATTGATGAAGACATCAAGGCAGGGGAAGAACAACCAAGGGTTATGCTAATCGCCTTTGGAATCAGAACCCTATCCTTCTTGATCATGTACTCCTTCTTGAGCATGTTGATGCGATTCTTGCATTGCACATCAGTGTGATGGCATGGATGACCTCTTGGCAATGCTTCAAGTGAAGGTTGTTGCAATTGACTTTGTGGTAGCACTCTCCTTGTGTGTGATGAGTGTGAACTTGACTTAAACTTTGTTAGCTTTTTGTGAATCTTAATTAAAGATGAGGTGGATTTTTTAATACATGTGTCACATTTTCATTGGAGGGATAGGATTGGGACACAAGACTATAACAAAACAACTtaatattagaatttaaaattaatatttttttttcttttaaattttgagaccTTGTGGGAGCTACGAGAACCTAGGGGAATGGGGACATGAAAAAAATCCCCCATGATGGGGTTTGGGAACACGAAGGGACGACGGGGATAGAAGATGCGAAGGGAAAGGTAGTTGGGGGATGGGGAGCGAGGGAGTAATTGTGGCTTCCGTCTTGTCTTATTGATATTCATAACAAGAAAAAGGTGATCTTCATCTCCAATGAAGATGCTTTTAAAAGTCCCAATAACCATGATTTTAATTggattgataatgtaaaattattatgtaaCCATTAAgctcataaaatattttgtgaaaaaaactcataaaatattattattactttttaggtttaaatatattttgtttatacttgtaatataatatatttcaattttactactcctatttcacttttttctttttatcttattacctaaaatttattttatatttgatgacATGATAACTAATAAAGTATTACTGACTAAATAATGATATGATATGCTAATAGAAAATATGTTATCACTTAACAAATTATAACTTAAAacagaaactaaaattaaacatacaaaatatttcagtaaaataaaaaagtgaattctaactaataaaatcaaaatgagatatataaaaacatgtttatacaatttatttatcagcaaatattattcaaaattcGATTTAAGCCTAAAAAAATGCTACTCAGACGCCGTCGCTTTGATAAAGCCACGCCACCTGCCACCGTCACTTCCCCAAAAGCTAACATCACAAAAGCTCATTCCGAGATAGAGAgattagagagagaaaatgagtgAAGACGCGAAAAAGAACATTGCCGGAGCTCTAACGGCGAGGCCCAACTCGGATGACCAGAAACTATCGCCGTTACCGTCACCGGCGCCGGCCGTTCCTCCGAAGAAGGTCATCATCAAGAGCGCCGACATGATCCCCGACATGCAGAAGGAGGCCGTCGATATCGCCGTCGCCGTTAGTTTCGAcaactttctcctttttttttgtggttCCTCGTTTTGGATTCTGTTTCTGGGTTTGGTTGTGCTTGCTGCGTTGTGTCATAAAGTCTTGACCATTTTGCGGATTATTCAGGCGTTTGAGAAGTACAATGTGGAGAAAGATGTTGCGGAGCAGATAAAGAAGGAGTTCGATAAGAGGCATGGCCCCACTTGGCATTGCATCGTTGGTCGTAATTTTGGTaagtctctctttttttttttttaattacttgtcAATCATTTTGGTACTTGGGTTCACTAGGATTTGGGGTTTATGTGATTGTTCTTTAGTAGAAATTGAGTAGATATAGATCTAAGCTAGTCCTTGTTTGCTTCTTTGCATGATTGGAATTTAGAAGTGATGCTGAAACCTAGgtttttgttgttcttgttgttgttgttggttacTTATGGTTGATTCTCTAGTTATGGAATAAGATTTAGAGGCTTTCTGCTTATCTCTATTCTCCAGCGGAAAATTCTGAGCTGAATGGTATATGATTATGTAGTTTAGTTGGTGTGGTTTGTTTTGTATTGATGAGTCACCATTACTTATGTATCGTGGTATGTGGTGGTGACTGACATTTTGTTCCACTATGGTGATGAGTCACCATTACTCTTTGATTGTACCGCATAAGCTTCAGTGGATGAGTTTTCCCTTCTTTGTTGATTTGGGAAgtctttttcttgaattaatggTCACTGGAGGAGAACATGGTTGAATGTAACATTGATTATTTACATGTTGACATGAGGACAAATGCTCCATTATATTCCATGGGGGGCCTGTCATGTGGGATGAAATATTATTCACTGTGTTCTGTATTCATACAGAGAAAATATATGGTCTATTGTTAGATTAATGAGTTAATGACTATAGGGAGTGATGGAATATTCAAGTTATATCTAGTTGGAGATTATGAATTCAGGCTTGAAGAAATCATGACTGGATAAGTTATTTTGCTGTGAAAGAAGGGGCTATTTCTATTATATCTTCTTCCCCACAGTATGTGTCTGTCTTTCTTTTTCTGTAGATATCTCAATGTCAAGTCCTCCGCTTGTTAACAAGAACCTTTTGaagattaaaacatatttacaaTTGATGCTCTTTATTGAATCTTTGAAAATTATCTTGTGCAATTAATCTTTCAAGCATCATTCACAGTCTATAATCTCGGGGCTTTTGCTTGAATATGTATGTGATTGCACGATATTATGATTCAAGTTCAAGTTAATgaaacttgtaatttttttaatccggAAAAGTAGTTAATCTGTCAGTATGATAAAGCTTTAAGGTTTTGAGTAAGGCTATGAATTGGTCTCTTTGTGATAAAGCTTTAAGGTTACAAAAATGATGGTGAAAAGGGGTCTGTAAGCATCCCCGGGGAAGGGATTCCAGGGGGAACCATGGTAAGAACTAAGAAGGGAGGAGAGGATGAAGAGGTGAAGAGGCTTGAGGTTCCCTATTTTAAAGGGGAAGATCCTTACATTGGATCTATAGGGTTGAAaagtattttgaaattaatcaagTGCTCAAGAGAAGGTTCTGGTTGTGCCAATCTGCTTAGAGCGTAAGGCACTTAATTGGTTTCAGTGGTGGGAGGTGTGGACAGAGCGCATCGCGTGGTTCATGTTCAAACGGGCATTGATGGGAGTTTGGATGATTCCAAAACACTTCATTGGAGAACCCACATCAGGCTCTTATAAGCCTTTGTCAGATCTCAGAAGCAATCACCAGAGGATTATAAAGAGATATCGCCCGCAAAGGGTGGAGGGCAGGAATCAACTATTGGAGATAGGGAAGATGGGCTTATTATGTGAAGAGGGTTGGTCCCGTCAACAATAGAACCACATTGGGAAACAAGTGGATAAGCCCCAATGACCTGAAAGAAATGAGCGGGACTAGATCATGTGGGTTGGTTATAGATCAATGAGTCAAACAGAGGGATCAGGGAGTGTGGGCTAgggaaataaaaaattggaagGGAATTCTAGTACAGGCAACTGCAGGAATTCATCATTTAAGAAGACGACTGACAAAGAATTAGAGGTCAAGAGGAGGAGAAGAGTGTGCTTTAGATTCAATGACCCTTTTTACCCAGGACATGTCTGCATAAACTAGCATCTGCATGTCTATGGAGGGGTAGATGTGGTTTTTGGATGAGTTGTTGGAGGGGTTGGGAGATATAAAGGCTAGTTTTAAGGTTCATGTAATAAGGATTAATGTGAATGGAGAAGAGGTAGAAATAAAGGGGGATCCATCATTATCTAGAACTGTGGCAAAGGCAACATTAAAGGAGCTGAAAAGAGGAAATGAGGCATACTATGTGGTGTTAGGAATGTTAACACTTTATGACTTGGATTTGCTAAGAACAGTGGAAGGACTGGAGGGAGTGAGTTGGAGGAATATGCAGAGCTTTTTCAAGAAGCCATTGAACTACCTCCTACTAGAAGATGTGATCATGCAATAGAGACAAAGGCTGGATCTCAAATACCATATATCAGGCCCTACAGGTATCCTCACCACCAAAAGGATGAATAGAGAAGTTTGTGAAGGACATGTTGACTGCAGGGCTGATCAAATCTGAGTGTAAGTTCCACTGCAGTCCTctgattttagtttaaaaaaaatacgagTTGGAGACTTTGTACTGATTATAGAGCCATTAATAGCATTACTGCCCCCAATAAATTCCCAACCCAGGTTATAGAGAAGCTCCAAGATGAATTTTGTATGGTGCtgtcaaattttcaaaattggatttaaaatttggatatCGCCAAATTAGAATGAGGGATAGTGACAttcataaaatgacatttagaATACATGAGGTACATTATGAATACTTGGTTATGCTCTTTGGGCTAACCTATGCCCCAGCTCCCAACTACTTTTGAAGCCCTCATGAATGATATTTTCCATCTCTATTTGAGGAAGTTGGTGTGGGCATTATTTGACGATATTCTGATAAATAGTGCCACTCATGAGTCATGAAACTCATTTGGATCATCTGCGAATAGTGTTAGATGTATTGTGAACTCATGCCTTGAAGGTGAACTTCAAGAAGATGGAGCAATAGTCAGTTTCTAAATATATTTGGGGACTGAGGGTATTTTTAGGTTTGACTGTCCATTATAGGAGATTTGTCAAGGATTATGGAACTATTACAAGGCCTTTAACACAATTGCTAAAATGGAATAATTTTCAATGGGGAGAAGCTATGGAGGCTTTTCAGGTTCTCAAAAAAGCCATGACTGGACTGCTCACATTGAGCATGCCTAATTTTAGTATGCCATTTGAGATAGAAACCAATGCATTGGGATTTGGAATTGGTGCAGTTCTAATGCAACAGGGAAGATCCTTGGTTTTCTCTAGCCAAGCTGTATCGGAAAGGATGCAAATGAAATCTATGTATGAAAAGAAATTCATGGCTATTGTGTTTGCAGTGCAAAAATGGAGGCACTATTTGTTGGGGGGTGGGCCATTTTGTCATTAATAGTGATTAAAGAAGCTTAAAATATTTGTTGGAGCAGCGCATTTTAGATGTGGGAATCAACAGAAGGGGGTGTTCTCCTAATATAAATATTCATTCcagttttgtttcaatttgatttctatCAGAATTCATATTATTGTGGAAGAGTCCAGGCCCCTCTAAAGTTGCTATAAGTGCTGCTTATACTTTCTCCATAATATTCATTCCCGGTCTTTTCTATTTGTGCAAGTCCATTCCTCTATCGCAACATTATCATTTTTTCGATACTTGTGTTCTTGGTACCTCGCTTTTCAACATTAATCACCATAAAGCATTGCTAATTGTATTAGTTTACAATGAAATTTTCCTTTAAGCTTGAGTGACACCTTCAAATCACAAAAAACACCTAATGTATTCCTCCATTTCATCCATATAGCTTGAATCCTATAATTTACATCTCCCTCTATCTCTTCACTATGTATGACAGATTCAAGTTACCCAAACTAGGTGCCCTGTTGTATGGATTATGGAATTGTAGCCATATTTGCATTACTTAAAAGTAAAAACCTAGCATTAACACAATCATACTGCCTATCCATATAATACAGGCTCTACAAAGTTTGTTGTTTACTGAATACTGTTTGAGTGCATGGCATAACTTCGTCTTTTATCTAGACTTAGGATTGGCTATGTAATGATTTGGAATAAGCACAACATAGGCAGAGTTAATTCTGAATTTAACTTCTTTAGTAAAATGGTGTCTAAACACACTGCACTCAATGGTAAACTAAGGGAATTCTTCTcccataattttttaactttaaataccTGCATAGGTGGTTCTTCTcccatcatttttaattaaatcagtTTCATGGTTAAGAACTACATTTAAAGAGAGAACACTGTGTTTGACTACATTTACATGGGAGTATCAAAGGGTtgaattatttataaactttCCTGACTCTCCTGAGTTCGGCTGACAGATCCTTTCACAATACCAGGCTTTTATTAAGCTTAAATTGTCACTCATGCTATTGCATGCTTAAACATAGTCTCAGCCATGAACAGAATAAAAGAACAGATATACCATTCATACAACAATTTCCTACAATGTTACTTTTTCACTCTCTCTCAATCACTCATCTTATTTCACACTTCTCTTATCATATTTCtctcattattaaaaaattataggaagttgtataaaaataatttgtctaAGAAGAATCACTTTTTGAGTTTTCAAACTTGATGCATACCtacacacacaaacaaacacacatgcATAAGGAAGTACAAACACTTAAAAATAGTAGACATACCTGTGTCAAATATGTATCAGTGGACACTTATTAAACACTGGATAATCCTAGTTGCAGtttacttgttttatttttaaatttttttcagcgACTAATGatagcattttaattttttacagtGACTAATGGAATGCCactataattacattaattttacaGTGACTAACTTCTGAATGCTTGTTTAGATGTCAGTTGGGAGATCACAAAAGTAATATTACTCTCAAAGAACAaattcttccttcttcattttgtGCCTTAAAATTTGGGAATGACATTGGAATCCCCCAAAACACATTCCCaacttttatccaaacataCCCTAAAACCTTGATTTCctcttttgatttaaaaattgtgcttttatgttaattatatatgttgtaCCATGTTTGTGTCAtgttctataatttttaaaatttgtcgTGTTTAGTATATCATCCATGTTCTGtgatgcttttttttattatcaaaaacgTGTTAATGTAGGTCATAACCATAAAATTGAGTTACAATATGGTACATTTATGTTTGTTAAGttaattttcttgtcattaactATGGTCCTGGTTGTTTCATTTATGAGATTGTGCTTGACAAGATGCCTGGATCTGGACAGCTAAAACAGAAAGTAGAAATTGAATCTCATGACGTGGAAATTTATGCATATTAGTTGGGGTAAAATGGGATGGGGAAACCACAATGTTTAGAACAAGAAAAGCttagtttcaactttcaaataaaatttcagTGATGTATTGTTACTGGCTTAGTTTATGATCTACTTCATTACATTTTCCTGTcatcacatctcataatgttcTTGATGATGAGATCCAAAATTTTGGATACCGTGTGGAGTTCTTGATGCATTTACATTTTATGTGGTACAATCTAACCCCATCTTGTACCCAACACTATTCATTCTCTTTTTCAATGAAATTCAGACAATTAAAGCAAATAAGGACAAATTTGCTTGTTCTTGACTAGCCTACTTATATTCTTGTGGTAATGTTTAGAACGACACATTTTATTATTGAAGTGCATTTATGGATTTGTCTTCCTTTTTGCAGGCTCATATGTGACTCATGAAACAAACCACTTTGTTTATTTCTATTTGGATCAGAAAGCAGTTTTACTCTTTAAATCTGGCTAGAGAAGTTGACAACCATGGGAACTGTCTTGTGATTATGCCGATGTATTCCGTCCTCCATGTATTATTGTGCTTGTATATTTGATGTCATGTAAACTAGTTCTCGGTTTGGATATGAATTTAAGGATTACTTCATTCTGAAatcagtttttttcttctttttcttcttaggtgattttgaaaaagaatattatttcttaaaaaaaaaaaagctttctgATGCATGCAATAAAATTGTTAGGGTCTGtttgcttttgaaaatattttcttatgttgattgtcttatttttaaaaaaataaatttaatttacaacttttcatatttttaagaaacatgttttcccctaaaaaaaaaaaagaaacgtgTTCGGTTTAAAAAGCTGAAAATCGTTTTGcagcaaatgaaaacaataaagtatgttttaaagttgattttttatttgcttaatataattattatttttattaaacaaacttaaaaaagaaaaggttaaTTATGTTGTTTGTGTCAACTTTTTGCAAAATTTACTTTGTCTTTTAATAAAACTTTtagcattttttgttttcttgaccTTTCTTTTGTTTATCATTTTAACTTTTGCTGTCAAGTATAACATTAATGAAGTGTCAACTACATT contains the following coding sequences:
- the LOC114388613 gene encoding dynein light chain 2, cytoplasmic-like, translating into MSEDAKKNIAGALTARPNSDDQKLSPLPSPAPAVPPKKVIIKSADMIPDMQKEAVDIAVAAFEKYNVEKDVAEQIKKEFDKRHGPTWHCIVGRNFGSYVTHETNHFVYFYLDQKAVLLFKSG